In the Pseudobacteriovorax antillogorgiicola genome, CCTTGGATGATTCCCCAAACCAATAGAGCCAAAAACAGGGATAATAGTTTGAACCAAAAATTTCGGACTAGCAGTTGTAACAGCTTACTCATGCTCCCCTCCTCCACCGGAGCGGAAAATCTTCATTCTCTCGATCACCTGGTTCCAGTTTTTGCCAGAACTCTTCTTTTTTTCTGAAACATCACGGTCAGGGCTCAGTAGATTTCGCAGCACTTTTCGCAGCTCTTTAGGACCTAGATTGCGGGACACATTGCCATCCACAACCAATGAGATCGCCTGCGTCTCTTCAGAAACAACAACCACTAAGGCATCTGTTTCTTGACTCATTCCAATCGCCGCGCGGTGCCTTGTCCCTAAGTCCGGGTCGACCCGCTCATCTCGGGTTAATGGCAGGAAACATCCGGCCGCTGCGATCCGGCCTTGCTGGATAATCACAGCTCCATCGTGTACAGGAGAAGTGGGATGAAAAATAGCTACCAGCAACTCTTTTGATATCCGAGAGTCTACCAATATTCCGACATCGACATAACGACTCAAGATGATATTGCGCTCAATCACAATCAAAGCCCCGATCTTCTTGGATGTCAGGGATGAGGCTGCTCGGGTGATTTCATCAAGAATCTGCCTTGAAGAAACCGCTTCTCCAGATTGGAAAACTGTCTTTTTGCCCATGCGACTCAGCACACGACGAATATCTTCCTGGAATAAAATGACGATGATAATGATGATGGACGAATAAAACTTATCCATCACCCACTTGAGAGTGGTCAATGGATATATCTGAGAGACTAGAAACGTTAGCCCAGCAAGAACCAGAATCCCGAGTACCATTTGCATGGCACGAGTACCCCGAATCAAAAGCAATAGCCGATAGATGATCGCTGCGATAATCAATATATCTACGATCGCCCACGGACCTAGCTTTTGAAAAAGCTCCGCCATTTACACTCTATCCTTGAGTCGACACTATTCACGGCCACCCACCAATCCAAGACTGGCGTTGCATACCTGTTATGACAATAATCGTTTAATATGGGAAAGTTTTTCGACATCATGCGTCCGGATACACTTGATACCCATCATGAGAAAGCAGGTTTCTAGCATTTTCGATGGCGGATCGCGATCGATCGGATCGTCTAAACCCAAAAGCCTCCCCATAAAAGACTTTCGAGAGATGCCCAACAATAGGTGATGCTGACTCCCATGCTGCAAAGAATGCTTTATAAGCTTGAGATTGGCTGCATCATCTTTACCGAAGCCAATTCCAGGATCAAACCAGATACTATCATCCGCGAAACCTGCCCGCCTCAGGCGACCAGAAACCGAATCATAAAAGCTATCGATCTCGCCAATGGCTTCGTCGCCTTTGAGAGGAGCAGTTTGCATCTGCTTTGGGTCCTTGTGCATATGCATCGCGATGTAGATCATGGACTGCTTGGCAAGCACTGCCAAGGTCTCATCATCAGCACCACCTTTGATATCGTTTACCAGTTCGACTCCATAGTCGTGAAGCCGAGTCATGATATTCGGTTTGTTGGTATCGACGCTTATGGGGCAGTCGAATCCCCCCTTCTTGAGACGGTTTAGCACAGGCTCAAGCCGGGTCCATTCTTCCTCTTCTGAGACGTATTCAGCCCCAGGTCGGGAAGATTCAGCGCCTAGATCGATGATGTCAGCACCTTGCTCCACCATCTGCCAAGCGCGATCGAGGGCTAAGTCGGGGTCCAAGAACTGTCCCCCGTCGGAGAAAGAGTCTGGGGTCAAGTTAAGGACCCCCATAATCAATCCACTGCGGTTTAGGTTCCCTGCGGTAATGGCTCCACTCCACTTGGTTTCCCTTGCCCTTCGTCGGCAGGGGTTGTCGCAACGTCTTCGGACTTCACCCCCGCAAGCGCGGCTTCCTTCTCTTTAGCAATACGCTCTTGATACGCTTGCTTCTCTTCTTCGGTAATAATCTTCTCGCCTTCCATAACGGCGTTGATAGCCTTGGAGTCGAGAGTTTCACGAATGAGAAGTGACTCAGACATCTCAGTTAGAACATCACGCTTTTCTTTGAGAATCCGCACTGCGGTATCATACCCCTCAGTGATAATGCGTTTGACTTCAGAATCGATATCGTTAAGAACTTGCTGAGAATAGGTCTCTTGATGACCCCACTCACGGCCCAAGAAGACCTCCTGATCGCCTCCAGAAAGGGCAATTGGACCAAGTTTGTCACTCATTCCCCAGCTACAAACCATCTTTCGCGCGATATCTGTAGCCTTCTGAATGTCGTTTCCGGCACCAGTCGTCGTGTGACCAAAGACGATTTCTTCTGCAGCACGTCCGCCCATAGCATAGGCAATCATCCCCTGAGCATACTCTTTCGACATGGACAATCGATCTTCCGTTGGCAGAAGGACGGTCACACCTAGAGCTTGGCCACGCGGGATAATCGTGATCTTATGAACTGGGTCTGCGCCTGGAACCATTTTGGCAACGATGCAGTGCCCCGCTTCGTGATAAGCTGTGTTGCGCTTTTCACTTTCGCTAATGATCATACTTTTGCGCTCTGGACCCATAAGAACCTTATCTTTCGCGCTCTCAAAGTGAGTCATTGAGACTTCCTTTAGATCTCGTCTCGCAGCAATCAGAGCTGCCTCGTTAACGAGGTTCTCTAAGTCTGCACCGGAGAATCCTGAAGTTCCCTGCGCTATGATGTCTAGGTCGACATCCTTTTTGAGTGGTGTTTTTCTCGTGTGAACCGCAAGAATTCCTCGACGACCACGAACATCGGGCTTAGGTACATAGACCCGGCGATCGAATCGACCTGGCCTCAGAAGTGCGGGATCAAGGACATCGGCACGGTTGGTCGCAGCAATCAGAATCACGCCTTCATTCGTCTCGAAACCATCCATCTCAACCAGAAGTTGGTTCAAGGTCTGTTCACGTTCATCGTGACCGCCACCAAGACCAGCGCCACGTTGACGACCGACAGCATCGATCTCATCGATAAAGATAATACAAGGGGCTTGCTTCTTCGCTTGTTCGAACAAGTCACGAACCCGGCTTGCACCAACACCCACAAACATTTCCACAAAGTCAGAGCCCGAAATACTAAAGAACGGTACTCCAGCTTCTCCTGCGATAGCCTTTGCAAGGATTGTTTTACCGGTTCCCGGAGGGCCCACCAAAAGAACACCCTTAGGGATACGGCCACCCAAGCGAGTGAACTTTTTAGGGTCTTTGAGGAAGTCGACAATTTCTTCCAGCTCGTTCTTCGCTTCCTCAATCCCTGCGACATCTTCAAATGTGAGCTTAGACTGATTTTCGTTTAGCATCTTTGCTCGGCTTTTGCCGAAGGACATGGCCTTGCCACCACCGATCTGTAATTGACGCATGAAAAAGAAAAATAGGAAAAGAAGCAGCAATAAAGGCAAAGAGTTCAGAAGAAGCGCCTTCCAAACGCTTTCCTCTTCAGCCTTTTTGTAACTTACAGAAATTCCTTTTGCGACTAGCTCTTCAGGTTTGATCGTTTCCTGAGGAACGGTGACGCTGAAGGTATCGCCGAGTTTTTTGGTAACGATCGTTTCTCGCTCACCGATTTCGACTTTTTCTATTTTATCCTGCTCAACAAGAGCCTTGAATTCGGAATACTGTACTTCCTGCGCCTCATCTCTTTGGGCAGACATCATGTTGAACATGAGAAACAGCATGAATAAACCAGCAAGCATCAACGACACTTTCAACTGCTGATTTGATTTTTTGGACTTTGACATAAACCCCTTTCTCCCACTGAGAATAGACAATCAAACTAGAATATATCTGTTAGACCCTTTTTAAAAGTACCAAGATTTAATGTAACCCCTCATTTATCAGTAACTATCCATGAGAACTCCTTAAGTGGTCCCGATGACCCACGTCTTAGGAGCTCTGGACTCGTTGTCTTTCGCCACCCAGGTGCCATCCTGAACCAGAAAAGCCTTTCCCTGGGGTGGAATCAGCACCTTCCTGCCCAAGCACAGCAGAGATTGATACTGAGCTTGCCGGGAAGGAGAGGCCACTTTCCGTTGCACTAAAACCTGTCCCGATTGAACCTTGACCACCTCCGTGCCCAAAATCTCTTCGGAATAATTAGAGGAGGTCTTCAACTTCCGCCACAATCTTAGCAGAAGGCCGCGACGGATTCCTTCTTCCGGGACATACTGCCTCAAAAAGTTGGCAATGACCCGCCTCCCGACCGCCTCCGGCAAGCTTTCAATCTTCGACCAAGGTAGAGAAGTCAGTCCTTTCACAGGATAACAGTCATCTATAAATC is a window encoding:
- the cdaA gene encoding diadenylate cyclase CdaA; amino-acid sequence: MAELFQKLGPWAIVDILIIAAIIYRLLLLIRGTRAMQMVLGILVLAGLTFLVSQIYPLTTLKWVMDKFYSSIIIIIVILFQEDIRRVLSRMGKKTVFQSGEAVSSRQILDEITRAASSLTSKKIGALIVIERNIILSRYVDVGILVDSRISKELLVAIFHPTSPVHDGAVIIQQGRIAAAGCFLPLTRDERVDPDLGTRHRAAIGMSQETDALVVVVSEETQAISLVVDGNVSRNLGPKELRKVLRNLLSPDRDVSEKKKSSGKNWNQVIERMKIFRSGGGGEHE
- the folP gene encoding dihydropteroate synthase translates to MGVLNLTPDSFSDGGQFLDPDLALDRAWQMVEQGADIIDLGAESSRPGAEYVSEEEEWTRLEPVLNRLKKGGFDCPISVDTNKPNIMTRLHDYGVELVNDIKGGADDETLAVLAKQSMIYIAMHMHKDPKQMQTAPLKGDEAIGEIDSFYDSVSGRLRRAGFADDSIWFDPGIGFGKDDAANLKLIKHSLQHGSQHHLLLGISRKSFMGRLLGLDDPIDRDPPSKMLETCFLMMGIKCIRTHDVEKLSHIKRLLS
- the ftsH gene encoding ATP-dependent zinc metalloprotease FtsH, whose translation is MSKSKKSNQQLKVSLMLAGLFMLFLMFNMMSAQRDEAQEVQYSEFKALVEQDKIEKVEIGERETIVTKKLGDTFSVTVPQETIKPEELVAKGISVSYKKAEEESVWKALLLNSLPLLLLLFLFFFFMRQLQIGGGKAMSFGKSRAKMLNENQSKLTFEDVAGIEEAKNELEEIVDFLKDPKKFTRLGGRIPKGVLLVGPPGTGKTILAKAIAGEAGVPFFSISGSDFVEMFVGVGASRVRDLFEQAKKQAPCIIFIDEIDAVGRQRGAGLGGGHDEREQTLNQLLVEMDGFETNEGVILIAATNRADVLDPALLRPGRFDRRVYVPKPDVRGRRGILAVHTRKTPLKKDVDLDIIAQGTSGFSGADLENLVNEAALIAARRDLKEVSMTHFESAKDKVLMGPERKSMIISESEKRNTAYHEAGHCIVAKMVPGADPVHKITIIPRGQALGVTVLLPTEDRLSMSKEYAQGMIAYAMGGRAAEEIVFGHTTTGAGNDIQKATDIARKMVCSWGMSDKLGPIALSGGDQEVFLGREWGHQETYSQQVLNDIDSEVKRIITEGYDTAVRILKEKRDVLTEMSESLLIRETLDSKAINAVMEGEKIITEEEKQAYQERIAKEKEAALAGVKSEDVATTPADEGQGKPSGVEPLPQGT